Proteins encoded by one window of Arachis ipaensis cultivar K30076 chromosome B04, Araip1.1, whole genome shotgun sequence:
- the LOC107636215 gene encoding vegetative cell wall protein gp1-like has product MRKKTIIRKSPKAKFYKLPDKPKTSPRSKDQTFTPSSFPPTSPPRTDPMAHTKITPRYPSLSKPMAPPSAPSQPSTSKEKCPAAEEPPPKLLRPKPRSAPQRPQRGNPHLPLKPVKKPSIDPFEHKSQFMTSHSNYNPHRFCSAMNHDFYEDVVVHRTICLTFLTDLPTLKKKDFIFANNL; this is encoded by the coding sequence ATGAGAAAGAAAACTATTATTCGAAAGAGTCCTAAGGCCAAATTCTACAAACTCCCTGATAAACCAAAAACCTCTCCTCGTTCCAAAGATCAAACCTTTACACCATCTTCCTTTCCACCAACCTCTCCTCCTCGCACCGATCCAATGGCTCATACCAAAATAACTCCAAGGTATCCCTCTTTATCCAAGCCAATGGCTCCACCCAGTGCTCCTTCACAGCCAAGCACCTCGAAAGAAAAATGTCCTGCTGCTGAGGAGCCTCCGCCTAAACTTTTGCGACCTAAGCCTAGGTCAGCTCCTCAACGTCCTCAAAGAGGTAACCCCCATCTCCCTCTCAAACCGGTTAAGAAACCttccattgatccttttgaacACAAGTCACAGTTTATGACTTCTCATTCTAACTACAACCCTCACCGTTTTTGCTCTGCCATGAACCATGATTTTTATGAGGATGTTGTCGTTCATCGTACCATCTGTCTAACTTTTCTGACTGATTTACCAACCCtgaaaaagaaagattttatttttgctaATAATCTTTAA